Below is a genomic region from Oligoflexia bacterium.
AGGGTCGAAGGCCTTTCATCCCAAAAGACGCACAATAGTGGCTTTTGGGATTTTTTTCGAAAATCTGGAGTAACAAAACTTGACCGAAAAACTCCAGGTAAAGAATGCTAGCGACAGTTTTCAGAAAGGATCACAGTCCTACCTTTTTCAAATCGGTTCACGCAGTCGTGTTCTATCGGTAATGATTCAAAGCAATCCTTTCGCGCTTGTGCTTTCACTTTTGGTAATTCATCACCGTAAGCTGATCCTTCATTTGTTGTCTCAGTGCCGCTTTTCGCACAAACAACGTTTTGACGAGGGCAACCCATAACCATGTCAGTTTGTTTTAGAATATCTCCGCCTAAATCCTTGCAATATTCCTGAAGGTCAGACCACGGGTTTTCTTTATAGTCCCAATAGTTATTAAACAAAATGGCGTTGTTGACCGACTTGCACTTAACTTCACAGTAGTAGCTGGCCTGGCTGACAGCTGAAGTTAGCATTACTAAAGTAAATATTGATTTCATTTTTCTCTCCTTGTTAATTAGATGTAGCAAACCCAAAATAGGCAAACAAACCTAATTATTATTGCAGGCGAGAAACTGATTGCGGGCAGCAATCAGTTGACTTCAAGTATTGCTGCCACTCCATCTAGTACTTAAGGTAAGCTCCAATATCTTGTTCTGTGGCACTATCAATATTTCGACATTCAGTACCCACAAAAACCGTTGTACGCCGTTCACCAATACGTTTGGTGTCAGAAATTATGTATGGAGCAAGAGACTTGATCATTAAGACGCGATCAAGGGCAGTTACTAAACTCACACAATATATCGCCTCGCCCTCACGACCTCTTTGCTCATAGGTATAATCAGAAATTTTCTTCGCTTTTTTGGCTCGGGCAATATATTTCTGTAGAACAACTTGCGTTTTAGAATCAATTCCAGTTCCTATGCTATTAAACTTCACATAGACAGTCGAGGCTGCAACACGACCACCGGATTCACGATTTGCAAGAGTCATCGAGCTTGTCATTAATACCGCTAAAAAAATTATTTTATTCACACAATTCTCCTTTAGTTTTGTTTTTAATTCTATTTTTGGTTACAGGGTAAAGCGAAATCGAAAGTTGATAGACTTCATCTAAACTCTTGCCGGATGCTAGTAGCCGGCCCATGTCTCGGCGAAAAGTTTTGATAAGTTGTTTTGCCTCAGTTAATTTTTTGGTATCAATCGCCATGGTCATGGAAGATTGTGAGCGCTTTTCAATGGGGACCATTTTTAGTGCATCAATACCGCCTTCAAGAATTTGTTTTTGTTGCTCGCGATGAGCTTTGCTGGTGGCGATACTAAGAATTGATGAACTCGAACTCTCAGAAGGTAGCCATTCTTTTAATTCTTGGCCAAATTTTAGTAAACCAGCATCTTGCAGACGTTTTATCGATTTTCTAGCTTCATTCAGACTGATTCCCAACCATTGGGCTACTTCTTCAAAGCTAAAGGTAAACTCCTTTAATTTGAATAATTCTAAAATAGCATAGTGTTGCCATTCCGACACGATCTGAAAAACCTCGACACCGTGCTGAGAATATTCTTTATCGCTCGTTTTTTCCTGAGCTGCCGGCATTAACCAACTTGCGATCTCATTTACTTCGAAGCCCAGTTTTTTAGCCAAAGTTTTTCTCAAGCGGACGCCGATCGATTTTTGTTGATTGATTATTTTACTAAGGTTGCTGGGGTCAACACCCAAATCTCTAGAATATGATCGAAGCGAATAGGACTTATTGCGCATCTTCTTGCGCCCAAAATCAGTTCTTAAAATTTCGACCAGTGGATCTCGTTTCATGGAGACTACATATGACAATCTGCTTGATCCCGCAAGAGGTTTAACCACAAACTGTGGTTTTTAAAAAACCACAGAATTTATTATATACTTTGTGGCTTTTCTCGCCTGCCATTAGCTACTTCCTGCGCTTTTGGCCTAAGGGCTGGCAGTACTTTTAACTTGATCCCTACGTGATTTCGCTCCCACAGATAGGATTGGGGTTTGGTTAGAGCTTCGAATTGATGAAGAAAAAAAAGCTTCTGAATCTAAATCGGCAAAGTGATTACTGCCGTTAACGAGCCACTTAAACTTAGATGTTAGAGTATTTCCTTGGGGTGTCGTCGGCCTAATCACCGACGGCACCTGTATTTAAAGAATATTGATTAATTACCCCTACAAATATTTTTCGCTTCTTCAATGGTATAGATATGCGTATCCCTGTAGTAATCTTTAATAGTCATGACTTTTTGTAGGACACAGTCAGCGTAGGCTTGGCCATTACTGCATATTTGTGCAACTTCTTTCTTATCCCGAAAAAGGAGATTAGGCTTGAATGTTTTTGCCGTCGATATGAGAAGTGCGTTTTGACAACTTATAAACCTACCCTCAGAAAAATAACTGACACTCTTCTTGTGAGCCGCGATAGTTTTTTCTCTCTCCTGACTCGCGGTTGTAAAAAAAGTGGTGGAGTTATTTTGGGTGGCCGCAATATAAAAGTCTTCAACCTCGTGGTTAAACATCTCTATATGCTCAACTTGCGCCATATCTGAGTCAAAAACCAGGTAAACATCTACGGCATTGGCATCAGCAACATAGATGGGAATATTAACTATTTCGACTAAGCGTCTTTTAATCTGGCTGAGATCATTTTCCGATAAAGTTCCCTTTTCTCTAAGGATGCTATATTTTGCCTTAAGATAGAGGAGTTGTGATCTTTTTGAAAAATTTAAGAGGTCAAGATAAAAGCCCCTCTTATGTTGTGCCGCTGCTTCAGCAATTGAGTCTCTCTGGGTGTTTGATAAGTCTGAAAAACTGCGGTTCAAGTCAGTATTTATGAGAATACCTTTAACTTTTATTTTTTCATTAAATTTGGCCTTAGGGTCCACACCAGACTTGATACGAATAAAATCCAGATTATCTTTGGATGCCTGTAAGGCCTCACCAAATTTACCTTGCTCTAACAAGTTTTCTATTTTTCGCAGCGATTCGGCCGCAGAATCAAAGACCTCTTGATAATTAACCTTAGATGGACTTGCCGGCAGTTCTACCTCTATAGATGGCGTTGGGGGCGTAGGGTCGTCATTGAACCAACCAAAGAGTTCAAAAGCAGAAGCCATATTTGAAGTTAACAAGACTGCAGTTAGTATAAGTTTAGTTTTCATAAGTTCTCCTAGTTATCTGTAGTAAGGGTTATTAAATGCTGGAAAGCTATAAGTTACATCACGGGTCCAAAGTAATTTAAGATCCGCAAATTTTGCTAGTTCAAGTATTTTTGCATCCAACATCGAGAAGTTGACCAAAAATACATCTCTCGGGTTTCGTGTATCGACGCTGAGTTCGTTGATTGTGGATTTGCACTCTGTCTCCGCATGGGCGAACTTCTCATGGCTAAATGACGCAGAAAAAATTCCAGACATTGAGCCAGATGTTAGTGCATTTCCATAGTTTGTTTCTACGCACACAGTGACCGTTTGTTCGCCTAAAAAATTCATTTTGACAGATCTATCAATGAGGATTTCTACTTCATCTTTATTGATGTGGCCCTG
It encodes:
- a CDS encoding DUF4423 domain-containing protein, yielding MVKPLAGSSRLSYVVSMKRDPLVEILRTDFGRKKMRNKSYSLRSYSRDLGVDPSNLSKIINQQKSIGVRLRKTLAKKLGFEVNEIASWLMPAAQEKTSDKEYSQHGVEVFQIVSEWQHYAILELFKLKEFTFSFEEVAQWLGISLNEARKSIKRLQDAGLLKFGQELKEWLPSESSSSSILSIATSKAHREQQKQILEGGIDALKMVPIEKRSQSSMTMAIDTKKLTEAKQLIKTFRRDMGRLLASGKSLDEVYQLSISLYPVTKNRIKNKTKGELCE